A stretch of Clostridium sp. BJN0001 DNA encodes these proteins:
- a CDS encoding TSUP family transporter — protein MDSAISIFFLVCPLVFIGGVIDAAAGGGGLITLPAYVFSGMPLHIAYGTNKFANCIGSSIASLKFLKSGKIKIKSALISATGGLIGSWFGAKLVIILDEKYLKYCLMVILPVVALFLLFNRNFGKVSSDKKISSKKVNILSFIIGFFIGGYDGFFGPGTGTFLVIAYTALLNFNIVTASGNAKITNFASNFAALVVYIYHGKVLFYIGIPAAICSILGNYVGAHLAIKKGVKFIKPVILLVVFLLLFKIILEFI, from the coding sequence ATGGATTCAGCAATAAGTATTTTTTTCTTAGTATGTCCACTTGTATTTATTGGAGGAGTAATAGATGCAGCTGCGGGTGGTGGTGGACTTATAACATTGCCAGCGTATGTTTTTTCAGGAATGCCGCTTCATATAGCCTATGGAACTAATAAGTTTGCAAACTGTATAGGTTCAAGCATAGCATCTTTAAAGTTTCTTAAAAGTGGAAAAATAAAAATTAAATCTGCACTTATATCAGCTACAGGAGGATTGATAGGTTCATGGTTTGGTGCAAAGCTTGTAATAATTCTTGATGAGAAGTATCTTAAATATTGTTTAATGGTTATACTTCCTGTTGTAGCTTTGTTTTTACTTTTTAATCGAAATTTTGGTAAAGTGAGTTCTGATAAAAAAATAAGTAGTAAAAAAGTGAATATACTATCATTTATTATAGGATTTTTTATTGGAGGATATGATGGATTTTTTGGACCTGGAACGGGAACATTTTTAGTAATAGCATATACTGCATTATTGAATTTTAACATAGTAACAGCTTCAGGAAATGCTAAAATAACTAATTTCGCATCGAATTTTGCAGCACTTGTTGTATACATATATCATGGAAAAGTATTATTTTATATAGGTATACCAGCCGCTATATGTTCTATACTTGGTAATTACGTAGGGGCACATCTTGCTATAAAAAAAGGAGTAAAGTTTATTAAGCCGGTAATACTTCTTGTAGTTTTTCTTCTGCTGTTTAAGATTATTTTGGAATTTATATAA
- the pdxT gene encoding pyridoxal 5'-phosphate synthase glutaminase subunit PdxT, which produces MKIGVLAFQGGVIEHINQIKALGYDAVYVKKEEDLKDIDGIILPGGESTTIGKLLNITGLMDPLREKIKEGMPVWGTCAGMILLAKGIEEEKKEYLSVMNIKVRRNAYGRQISSFRTEKKIDKVTDKPIELVFIRAPFITEIGDNVEVLYKLDGNIVAARENNILVSSFHPELTKDLSFLKYFVSIIENK; this is translated from the coding sequence ATGAAAATAGGGGTTTTAGCATTTCAAGGGGGAGTTATAGAACATATAAATCAAATTAAAGCATTAGGATATGACGCAGTTTATGTAAAAAAAGAGGAAGATTTAAAAGATATTGACGGTATTATTTTGCCTGGAGGCGAAAGTACAACTATAGGAAAACTTTTAAACATTACGGGATTAATGGATCCTTTGAGAGAGAAAATAAAAGAGGGTATGCCTGTGTGGGGAACATGTGCAGGTATGATTTTACTCGCTAAGGGTATAGAAGAAGAGAAAAAAGAGTATCTTTCGGTTATGAATATTAAGGTACGAAGGAATGCTTATGGGAGGCAGATTTCAAGCTTTAGAACAGAAAAGAAAATAGACAAAGTAACGGATAAACCTATAGAACTTGTATTTATAAGAGCGCCGTTTATAACAGAAATTGGTGACAATGTAGAAGTTTTATATAAACTTGATGGCAATATTGTAGCGGCAAGAGAAAATAATATTTTAGTAAGTTCTTTTCATCCTGAATTGACTAAAGATTTATCCTTTTTAAAATATTTTGTAAGTATTATTGAAAATAAATGA
- the pdxS gene encoding pyridoxal 5'-phosphate synthase lyase subunit PdxS, whose product MKREETNKNLAQMLKGGVIMDVTNKEQAVIAEKAGACAVMALERVPSDIRKEGGVARMSDPKMIKEIQEAVSIPVMAKVRIGHFVEAQVLQALNIDFIDESEVITPADDKYHINKEDFEVPFVCGATNIGEALRRIGEGASMIRTKGEAGTGDVVQAVKHMRTMTSQIKEIQSASEEELMTIAKKYDAPYNLVKYVWKNGKLPVVNFAAGGIATPQDAALMMQLGSDGVFVGSGIFKSQNPEKRARAIVLATTYYNDPQKIAEAAEDLGESMRGIAAENVETKYAERGW is encoded by the coding sequence ATGAAAAGAGAAGAGACTAATAAAAATCTTGCCCAGATGTTAAAGGGCGGAGTAATAATGGATGTTACAAATAAAGAGCAGGCAGTTATTGCTGAAAAAGCAGGTGCTTGTGCAGTAATGGCACTTGAGAGAGTACCTTCTGATATTAGAAAAGAAGGTGGAGTTGCAAGAATGTCAGATCCTAAAATGATAAAGGAGATTCAGGAAGCTGTATCTATACCTGTAATGGCAAAAGTAAGGATTGGACATTTTGTAGAGGCACAGGTTTTGCAGGCTCTAAACATTGATTTTATAGACGAAAGTGAAGTAATTACTCCTGCAGATGATAAATATCATATAAATAAAGAAGATTTTGAAGTACCATTTGTATGTGGAGCAACTAATATTGGAGAAGCTTTAAGAAGAATAGGCGAAGGAGCTTCAATGATAAGAACTAAAGGAGAAGCAGGAACAGGGGATGTAGTTCAGGCTGTTAAGCATATGAGAACAATGACAAGTCAAATAAAAGAAATACAAAGTGCATCTGAAGAAGAGCTTATGACAATTGCTAAAAAGTATGATGCACCATATAATCTTGTTAAATATGTCTGGAAAAATGGAAAACTTCCAGTTGTAAATTTTGCAGCAGGAGGAATTGCTACTCCTCAGGATGCAGCACTTATGATGCAGCTTGGAAGTGATGGTGTATTTGTAGGTTCAGGTATATTTAAATCACAAAATCCAGAAAAGAGAGCAAGAGCTATAGTACTTGCTACAACATACTATAATGATCCACAAAAAATTGCAGAAGCCGCAGAAGACCTTGGTGAATCCATGAGAGGAATAGCTGCAGAGAATGTTGAAACTAAATATGCCGAAAGAGGCTGGTAG